The region CTATCTTACATCTGATTAAGATCAATGTAACGTAAATTTTCTTCGATTCTTCTTGACCTACCTTATAATAAGAGAATAGGCTTTGCCGAAATATTCGATCGATGCGGAGAATCGTATGCGTTCCACAATGATGGATTACCCGTTAATCCTACCTTCCATTCTGAAAAGAGCTAAGGATGTACATCCTCATAAAGAAATCGTCACCAAATGGCATGATAACTCCATTCAAAGATATACTTACGGAGAATTCTATAAGAGAACCGTCCGTCTGATGAACGCTTTGCGAAAGGCGGGCGTAAAACCGGGGGATGCGGTCGCGACATTCTGTCTGAATCATTCCGTGCATTTGGAGTTGTACTTCGCTATACCTTCCATACGAGCCGTACTCCATACCGTAAACGTTCGATTATTTCCCGAACAGCTAGTCTATATTATTAACGAGGCCAAAGATAAATTTATTTTCGTCGATAAATCCTTGGCCCTCGCTTTGGAAAAGAATCTGGATCAAATTCGGAATGTGGAACGCTTCATCATCATAGACGACAAGGAAAACATTCCCTTCCCGAATCTCCCGAACTCCATCTCTTACGAGGAATTCCTGAACACAGGAGACGATACCGAGAATTTCGTTCCAATCGACGAATACGAAGCTGCAGGGATCTGCTATACATCCGGTACTACCGGAAATCCGAAAGGCGTGGTTTATTCTCATCGGTCTACATATCTACATTCCATGTCGATTTGCATGGGGGATGCACTGGGATTAAGAGAGGCAGAGAATGTTCTTCCCGTCGTCCCTATGTTCCATGTAAATTCCTGGGGGATTCCATTCGCTTCCGTAATGACCGGTTGCAAGCTCGTCTTCCCCGGTAAGCATTTGCTCGGCGCAGCTTTGGCAGAATTGTTGGAAGCGGAGGAAATCACTCTCACCGCAGGAGTTCCTACTGTTTGGAATGTTCTCTACCAACACTTAAAGAAAAACAAATATGATCTTA is a window of Leptospira wolffii serovar Khorat str. Khorat-H2 DNA encoding:
- a CDS encoding long-chain fatty acid--CoA ligase: MRSTMMDYPLILPSILKRAKDVHPHKEIVTKWHDNSIQRYTYGEFYKRTVRLMNALRKAGVKPGDAVATFCLNHSVHLELYFAIPSIRAVLHTVNVRLFPEQLVYIINEAKDKFIFVDKSLALALEKNLDQIRNVERFIIIDDKENIPFPNLPNSISYEEFLNTGDDTENFVPIDEYEAAGICYTSGTTGNPKGVVYSHRSTYLHSMSICMGDALGLREAENVLPVVPMFHVNSWGIPFASVMTGCKLVFPGKHLLGAALAELLEAEEITLTAGVPTVWNVLYQHLKKNKYDLKLHTMVVGGSAAPKALIQGFEKDFGISILHAWGMTETSPVGTVSHLRGSMKNWKDEERYAYRAKQGVPVPGVEIRAVDDDGKDVPKDGKTPGELLVRGPWIAASYKSGESSESFTPDGWFRTGDVVVLDNFGYMQITDRKKDLIKTRGEWISSVDMENLVMADSDVLEAAVIGRKDPVRDEAPVVFVVPVEGRQVDAKKIHDHLKEHFAHWQLPKLDDIRSVSAIPKTSVGKFDKKILRKQLEE